Part of the Bacillus cabrialesii genome is shown below.
GTTTAATATGAATAAATCAAAATGTACCTTTGTCTCGAGAGTTTGTCAATGAGTTAAGATCAAATTTTTCTTTTTGAGCTAAAAAGAATGATGAAATCCAGATAACAAAAAATCCAGCCCTATAAAAGGCTGGATTTTCATTATTTCGCCAATACAAGCTCATTAATTGCGTGTGCAACTCCATGTTCATTATTGGAACGTGTTTGAAAGTTTGCGGCTTCCAATACTTCCGGGATGGCGTTTGCCATGGCAACACCGCAGCCCGCCCATTCAATCATTGTCAGGTCGTTCCCGTTATCGCCTATACACATGACTTCCGCCTGTTCAATTCCAAGCAGCTGTGACAGCTGACGTACGGCGTTTCCTTTGCTGGCTTCAGGATGCAGAATTTCATAAAAGAAAGGCGCGCTTCTGACCATCGTATATGTTTCTCTCACGTCGTTTGGAATCGATGTAATGACGCGGCTTAAGTTCTCCGGCTTATCAATAAACATCACTTTCGGAATGAGGATATCTTTTGGCACCTCGTCAATCTTGCGGTAATGAAGCGGCACTTGTGTGACATACGATTCGTATACGGTAAATTCGCTGATATCCCGGTTAGGCGTATACAAATTGGATGAGTCAAAGAAATGCATCGGCGTCTTCAGCTCTAAGCTCAGGTCATATAATGAAGTTAAATCATCATATCCGAGGGACAGCTCCGTGACCACTTCATTTGTATGCGTATTTTGAACAAGCGCTCCGTTATACGCGATGACATAGTCGCCTTCTTCAATTAAATTCAGTTCATCTAAATATCTCCGCACTCCCCCGATAGGCCGGCCGGTGCAAAGCACAATTTTTACGCCTTCCGCTTTTGCGGCGTGGAGCGCGTTGCGGACCTCTTCTGTCACTTCATGACGATCATTTAAAAGTGTTCCATCCATATCGATTGCAATTAGTTTGTACATCCTGCATCTCCTTCGTGTCGTTTTCAGTCTATAGTCCCATCATATCGTTTTTTCTTTTTGATATTCAACAGGAATAGATGATTTTCTCCGGATTCTGTTTAGACGCCGGCCTTGTCTTCGGACGCGTGTGCGCGGTTTCCGCTTTCTTTCCGTCTCCATGCCTCCGGTTTCTGCTTTTTCCTGTTTCATCAGAAGGAAGCCGGCAGCTAAAAAAGGAATGCCGGTTATATTCAAGATGGCAAGCTTCACACCCGCCGCCGTCAAAAAGAATACCCAAGAAGATGCCGGATTCCGTCTGATCATGACGTAAGCCGCCAATTCGAGAACAATTAAGATGGCATGAATCACCACACAATACATCAGCAATACAAGCGCAAAAAACAACACGTAATTTACGAGTGCTCCTGAGTACATCATAGCGCGCATCATTTGGATAAACGATAAGGACTGCATCGATCCGCCGATGACATTTGGGTTATAGATCGTATAGTCACTAAATAAATGTTTGATCTTGAGAAAAGCCCATAATAAAAACGCCCACTGAATGATATGTAAAATAAGTCCTGTTAACACCAGTTTTTCAGCTTTTTTATTTCTCATCTGTCTCCTCCTTGCCGGTCTTTGATGATTTGATTCTTGTCATTGTTTTTGTCTGGCCATTTTGCTCCCATATCAGCGTTCCTTTTTCTCCTCTTTTCAGCTTGCTTTTGAGCGGATAATAAGGCCCGAGATATTGAATCTCAATGGACCCGTCAGCGCTTTGGGAAATCACCTTATATGCCATAAAAGGCAGCTGCACCTCTCCTCTTCCTTCAATCACTTCCGTTTCCACAACCTCGTCTTTCGTAAAAGTAACCGCCGCTGATTTCACGCCGTCCGTTGGCCCGGGGGCAAGCCCCTCGTCCCACGTTCCGTAATAAAAAGGCGTCTCCTCTTTTTGCTGTTGGCAGCCCGATACCATGATGCATACAGCAGCCAACAACAAAGCGATAAGCCCTTTGCTGCCCAACAACAAGATCACCGTCCTTTCTCACCTGATTAGGCATGTGCCGTGGCACTGTGCCAATGACTACATAAGTTATAAGGAATTCACCCACATTTTATTTTTAAGGAGATTGATTACATGAACCCATACCAGTATTACAGTCCGCAGCTGCCTCAGCAGGAACCTTACTATAGCCAATATGAATACACTTCCTATCCACAGCAGGATTATTATGATCCCTACCAGACGGACAGA
Proteins encoded:
- the yidA gene encoding sugar-phosphatase; protein product: MYKLIAIDMDGTLLNDRHEVTEEVRNALHAAKAEGVKIVLCTGRPIGGVRRYLDELNLIEEGDYVIAYNGALVQNTHTNEVVTELSLGYDDLTSLYDLSLELKTPMHFFDSSNLYTPNRDISEFTVYESYVTQVPLHYRKIDEVPKDILIPKVMFIDKPENLSRVITSIPNDVRETYTMVRSAPFFYEILHPEASKGNAVRQLSQLLGIEQAEVMCIGDNGNDLTMIEWAGCGVAMANAIPEVLEAANFQTRSNNEHGVAHAINELVLAK
- a CDS encoding DUF3255 family protein; translation: MVSGCQQQKEETPFYYGTWDEGLAPGPTDGVKSAAVTFTKDEVVETEVIEGRGEVQLPFMAYKVISQSADGSIEIQYLGPYYPLKSKLKRGEKGTLIWEQNGQTKTMTRIKSSKTGKEETDEK